The following are encoded together in the Holophagales bacterium genome:
- a CDS encoding molybdopterin-dependent oxidoreductase, translating into MPTETLRTVCNRDCPDACGLIATVEDGRLVRLGGDPGHPVTKGFLCARTSQFPARQNSPDRLTTPLLRDGSGFRPVSWGEALCFAADRLLAIRAESGPAAILHYRSGGSLGLVKSVVDYFFELLGPVTVKRGDICSGAGDAAQETDFGDEESHDLFDLRSSKGILLWGKNPFVSSVHLLPLLKEAKARGARLVLIDPIRHKTAALADDTLAPRPGGDLSLALGVAALLFETGRVVEGAASFCEGFDAFRTLALSNSPAGWADDAGVPPRALELLAATLCERPCNIQVGWGMGRRTNGSSIVRALDALGALTGNLGIAGGGVSFYFKRRGAFDTSFLTKAWPRTLSEPLLGMEILGATDPPVRAVWVTAGNPVAMLPDSATVARALETRELVVVVDSFLTDTARRAHLVLPTTTLVEDDDLIGAYGHHWLGASVPVVAPPPEVKGDLEIVQLLAAEIDRRTGARNDGGNAIAPRISGCAREWKRRLLRRIEPMGVTVERLERESVRNPLAGNLLFEGSKFPTPSGKMRLLTTVPPPPEDEPGYPLWLFSNSTERAQSSQWAGPAPTVVEATCHPDAVPGLADGAEVLVESAIGSLRARLKLDALQRRDVVLVPKGGHFDAGTCANALVKARLTDAGEGAAYLDCRVRIRPA; encoded by the coding sequence ATGCCGACCGAGACGCTGCGCACCGTCTGCAACCGCGACTGTCCCGACGCCTGCGGGCTGATCGCCACCGTCGAGGACGGCCGGCTCGTGAGGCTCGGGGGTGACCCCGGCCACCCGGTCACGAAGGGCTTCCTCTGCGCGCGCACCTCGCAGTTCCCCGCACGGCAGAACTCCCCGGACCGGCTGACGACGCCGCTCCTGCGCGACGGCTCCGGGTTCCGCCCGGTCTCGTGGGGGGAGGCGCTCTGCTTCGCCGCCGACCGCCTTCTCGCGATCCGCGCCGAATCGGGCCCCGCCGCGATCCTCCACTACCGCTCCGGGGGTTCTCTCGGCCTCGTCAAGAGCGTCGTCGACTACTTCTTCGAGCTCCTCGGACCGGTCACCGTCAAGCGCGGCGACATCTGCTCCGGTGCGGGCGACGCCGCGCAGGAGACCGATTTCGGCGACGAGGAGTCGCACGACCTCTTCGACCTCCGAAGCTCGAAGGGGATCCTCCTGTGGGGCAAGAACCCGTTCGTCTCGAGCGTTCATCTCCTCCCGCTCCTCAAGGAGGCGAAGGCGCGGGGCGCACGGCTCGTCCTCATCGACCCGATCCGCCACAAGACCGCCGCCCTGGCCGACGACACTCTCGCGCCCCGCCCGGGCGGCGACCTCTCGCTCGCCCTCGGCGTGGCCGCACTCCTCTTCGAGACGGGCCGTGTGGTCGAAGGAGCGGCCTCCTTCTGCGAGGGGTTCGACGCGTTCCGGACCTTGGCGCTCTCGAACTCTCCCGCCGGCTGGGCGGACGACGCCGGGGTCCCACCCCGGGCCCTCGAGCTCCTCGCGGCGACTCTCTGCGAGCGCCCGTGCAACATCCAGGTCGGCTGGGGAATGGGCCGAAGGACGAACGGCTCGTCCATCGTCCGCGCCCTCGACGCCCTCGGGGCGCTGACGGGGAACCTCGGGATTGCGGGCGGCGGCGTCAGCTTCTACTTCAAGAGGCGCGGCGCCTTCGACACGTCGTTCCTGACGAAGGCCTGGCCACGGACGCTCTCCGAGCCGCTCCTCGGGATGGAGATCCTCGGGGCGACCGATCCGCCGGTCCGGGCCGTCTGGGTGACCGCCGGAAACCCCGTCGCGATGCTCCCCGACTCGGCCACCGTCGCGCGGGCCCTCGAGACGCGGGAGCTCGTCGTCGTCGTCGATTCTTTCCTGACCGACACCGCCCGGCGGGCGCACCTCGTCCTTCCGACGACGACGCTCGTCGAGGACGACGACCTGATCGGTGCGTACGGCCACCACTGGCTCGGCGCGTCGGTCCCCGTCGTCGCCCCGCCACCGGAGGTGAAGGGCGATCTCGAGATCGTCCAGCTCCTCGCAGCGGAGATCGACCGTCGCACCGGCGCCCGCAACGACGGCGGCAACGCCATCGCCCCGAGAATCTCGGGATGCGCCAGGGAGTGGAAGCGGCGACTCCTCCGGAGGATCGAACCGATGGGCGTCACGGTCGAGCGGCTGGAGAGGGAGTCGGTGAGGAACCCCCTCGCCGGAAACCTCCTCTTCGAAGGCTCGAAGTTCCCGACGCCGAGCGGGAAGATGCGGCTCCTCACCACCGTTCCCCCGCCGCCGGAGGACGAGCCGGGCTATCCCCTCTGGCTCTTTTCCAACTCGACCGAGCGCGCCCAGAGCTCGCAGTGGGCCGGTCCCGCTCCCACCGTCGTCGAGGCCACCTGCCACCCCGACGCCGTGCCCGGCCTCGCCGACGGCGCGGAGGTCCTCGTCGAGAGCGCGATCGGGAGCCTTCGGGCCCGGCTGAAGCTCGACGCGCTCCAGCGGCGGGACGTCGTCCTCGTACCGAAGGGGGGACACTTCGACGCCGGCACGTGCGCCAACGCCCTCGTGAAAGCCCGCCTCACGGACGCGGGCGAAGGCGCGGCGTACCTCGACTGCCGCGTGAGGATCCGGCCGGCATGA
- a CDS encoding NUDIX hydrolase, translating into MLALVESEPSCFARTTFAPGHFTGSVFVFSADSGHVLLHHHRRLDRWLQMGGHDEGESDPAATALREGQEESGLTDLVLLSAAILDLDVHPIPPSPARGEPGHSHFDVRYAAVTHTAGAARADEAESLGLAWLPLEEAARRMEEPGARRALAKAARLLGTSF; encoded by the coding sequence ATGCTCGCCCTCGTCGAGAGCGAGCCTTCCTGCTTCGCCCGCACGACGTTCGCCCCCGGCCACTTCACCGGCAGCGTCTTCGTCTTCTCGGCGGACTCCGGTCACGTCCTCCTCCACCACCACCGGCGCCTCGACAGGTGGCTCCAGATGGGCGGCCACGACGAGGGCGAGTCCGACCCGGCCGCCACCGCGCTCCGGGAAGGCCAGGAGGAGTCGGGCCTGACGGACCTCGTCCTCCTCTCCGCGGCGATCCTGGACCTCGACGTCCACCCGATCCCTCCCTCTCCTGCACGCGGCGAGCCGGGCCACTCGCACTTCGACGTCCGCTACGCCGCCGTCACGCACACGGCGGGCGCCGCCCGCGCCGACGAGGCCGAGTCTCTCGGCCTCGCGTGGCTCCCGCTGGAGGAGGCCGCCCGGAGAATGGAAGAGCCGGGCGCCCGTCGCGCTCTCGCGAAAGCCGCCCGGCTCCTCGGGACCTCGTTCTGA
- a CDS encoding long-chain fatty acid--CoA ligase codes for MDALPARTLLDYFQFSARSGKPDLLVSKVNGIWTPVPAAEFGRKTRAFGIGLTTLGLDNDDRVAILSENRPEWPMTDFATLGIGGITVPIYTTYLAPQVEYILRDCSAKVIVVSNEKELAKVMEVRSRCPALAYVVLVEGKVPNADGVLSFESVVKRGEEALKQKPGAWDERVAHVNPEAHATIIYTSGTTGEPKGGVLSHGNLVSNVSTSSTFFDVNPGTVALSFLPLAHVFERMIDYVLFSRAATITYAESIEKLADNFGEVKPHTFASVPRVYDKIHARIFQNLESQSPTKQKIFHWAVKVGKERLGLVEKKRPVPAVLALKYKLADRLVFSKIRARLGGRFQFCMSGGAPLSKEVAEFFWGAGVEVYEGYGLTETSPVLTCNRPDAWKLGSVGKAIAGVTIRISEDGEVLAKGPNIMRGYWNKPEETKKVFDAEGWFQTGDVGVVDREGFLTITDRKKELIINAYGKNIAPAPIEEALKHIRYIANVVLIGDKRKFLSALIVPNFERLEGWASANGVEFKNPTDLIRNPKVRALFRQAIEIVNGDEPSEKRIRDFAFLTEDFSIEGGELTPTLKVKRRVVADKYRNMIDGLYEKAEMMDAAVDKSMDKMM; via the coding sequence ATGGACGCCTTGCCGGCCCGGACTCTCCTCGACTACTTCCAGTTCTCGGCCCGGAGCGGGAAGCCCGACCTCCTCGTTTCGAAGGTGAACGGCATCTGGACGCCGGTTCCGGCTGCGGAGTTCGGCCGGAAGACCCGCGCGTTCGGGATCGGCCTGACGACCCTCGGCCTCGACAACGACGACCGGGTCGCGATCCTCTCGGAGAACCGGCCCGAGTGGCCGATGACCGACTTCGCCACGCTCGGCATTGGCGGCATCACGGTGCCGATCTACACGACGTACCTGGCGCCGCAGGTCGAGTACATCCTGCGCGACTGCTCCGCCAAGGTCATCGTCGTCTCGAACGAGAAGGAGCTCGCGAAGGTGATGGAGGTGCGGAGCCGCTGCCCGGCCCTGGCCTACGTCGTCCTCGTCGAGGGGAAGGTCCCGAACGCCGACGGCGTCCTCTCCTTCGAAAGCGTCGTCAAGCGGGGCGAGGAGGCGCTGAAGCAGAAGCCCGGTGCCTGGGACGAGAGGGTCGCGCACGTGAACCCCGAAGCGCACGCCACGATCATCTACACGTCGGGCACGACGGGTGAGCCGAAGGGGGGAGTCCTCTCGCACGGGAATCTCGTCTCGAACGTCTCGACCTCCTCGACGTTTTTCGACGTGAACCCCGGGACCGTGGCCCTGTCGTTCCTCCCGCTCGCCCACGTCTTCGAGCGGATGATCGACTACGTCCTCTTCTCACGGGCCGCGACGATCACCTACGCGGAATCGATCGAGAAGCTCGCGGACAACTTCGGCGAGGTGAAGCCGCACACCTTCGCCTCGGTGCCGAGGGTCTACGACAAGATCCACGCCCGCATCTTCCAGAATCTCGAGAGCCAGTCGCCGACGAAGCAGAAGATCTTCCACTGGGCGGTGAAGGTGGGGAAGGAAAGGCTGGGGCTGGTGGAGAAGAAGAGGCCGGTCCCCGCCGTGCTGGCACTGAAGTACAAGCTGGCCGACCGGCTCGTCTTCTCGAAGATCCGCGCCCGTCTCGGCGGACGATTCCAGTTCTGCATGTCGGGAGGCGCGCCCCTCTCCAAGGAGGTCGCGGAGTTCTTCTGGGGCGCCGGCGTCGAGGTGTACGAGGGCTACGGGCTCACGGAGACGAGCCCCGTCCTGACCTGCAACCGGCCGGACGCCTGGAAGCTCGGGTCGGTGGGGAAGGCGATCGCAGGGGTGACGATCCGGATCAGCGAGGACGGCGAGGTCCTGGCCAAGGGGCCGAACATCATGCGCGGCTACTGGAACAAGCCGGAGGAGACGAAGAAGGTCTTCGACGCGGAGGGGTGGTTCCAGACGGGTGACGTGGGTGTCGTCGACCGCGAAGGGTTCCTGACGATCACCGACCGGAAGAAGGAGCTCATCATCAACGCCTATGGGAAGAACATCGCCCCGGCGCCGATCGAGGAGGCTCTGAAGCACATCCGCTACATCGCGAACGTCGTCCTCATCGGCGACAAGCGCAAGTTCCTGTCGGCCCTGATCGTCCCGAACTTCGAGCGTCTCGAGGGCTGGGCCTCGGCGAACGGCGTCGAGTTCAAGAACCCGACCGACCTGATCCGCAACCCGAAGGTGAGGGCGCTGTTCCGGCAGGCGATCGAGATCGTCAACGGGGACGAGCCCTCGGAGAAGAGGATCAGGGACTTCGCCTTCCTGACGGAAGACTTCTCGATCGAGGGGGGCGAGCTGACCCCGACCCTCAAGGTGAAGCGGCGCGTCGTCGCCGACAAGTACAGGAACATGATCGACGGCCTCTACGAGAAAGCCGAGATGATGGACGCGGCCGTCGACAAGTCGATGGACAAGATGATGTAG
- a CDS encoding hydroxyacid dehydrogenase, whose translation MRVLIADKFEETGLGGLRALGCEVYYEPGLEGESLGWRLRDTGAEVLVVRSTRVTAAEMDQGKSLSLIVRAGAGVNTIDVAGASARAISVSNCPGKNAVAVAELAWGLILALDRRIPDQTADLRAGLWNKAEYGRARGLAGRTLGIAGLGAIGREVASRGLAFGMRVLAWSGSLTAEQAARAGVERAATLAELAAGSDVVSVHLALTKETRGLLGGAFFDAMRPGALFVNTSRGETVNAAALRAAISTKGVRAGLDVFDREPSGGTGAFEDEVGRMPGVVGTHHVGASTEQAQNAIAGEVVRIVAAYKATGEVPNAVNLCERSPARWLLTVRHRDRVGVLAHVFGALREAGINVQKTENVVFDGAEAASARIQLDSEPTRAALARIAEGCRDILSITLNPL comes from the coding sequence ATGAGAGTGCTGATCGCCGACAAGTTCGAGGAAACCGGTCTCGGCGGGCTGCGGGCGCTCGGCTGCGAGGTCTACTACGAGCCGGGCCTGGAAGGGGAGTCTCTCGGTTGGCGCCTGCGCGACACGGGGGCGGAGGTCCTCGTCGTCCGGTCGACGCGGGTGACCGCGGCCGAGATGGACCAGGGCAAGAGCCTCTCTCTGATCGTCCGGGCGGGGGCGGGCGTGAACACGATCGACGTCGCGGGGGCCTCTGCTCGCGCGATCTCCGTCTCGAACTGCCCGGGCAAGAACGCCGTCGCGGTGGCGGAGCTGGCGTGGGGGCTGATCCTGGCGTTGGACCGGCGCATTCCGGACCAGACGGCTGACCTGCGCGCCGGGCTCTGGAACAAGGCGGAGTACGGCAGGGCGCGCGGCCTGGCCGGGCGCACGCTCGGCATCGCGGGCCTCGGAGCGATCGGCCGGGAGGTGGCGTCGCGCGGCCTCGCGTTCGGGATGAGGGTCCTCGCCTGGAGCGGGTCCCTGACCGCGGAGCAGGCCGCCAGGGCGGGCGTCGAACGCGCCGCGACCCTGGCGGAGCTCGCTGCGGGCTCCGACGTCGTGTCGGTCCACCTCGCCCTGACGAAAGAAACCCGCGGGCTCCTCGGGGGCGCCTTCTTCGACGCGATGCGGCCCGGCGCCCTCTTCGTGAACACGAGCCGGGGAGAGACGGTGAACGCGGCCGCGTTGAGGGCGGCGATCTCGACCAAGGGTGTCCGGGCCGGTCTCGACGTCTTCGACAGGGAGCCGTCGGGGGGAACGGGGGCCTTCGAGGACGAGGTGGGGCGGATGCCGGGCGTCGTCGGGACCCACCACGTCGGCGCCTCGACCGAGCAGGCGCAGAACGCGATCGCGGGCGAGGTCGTCCGGATCGTCGCCGCGTACAAGGCGACGGGCGAGGTCCCCAACGCCGTGAACCTCTGCGAGCGGTCCCCGGCACGGTGGCTCCTGACGGTGAGGCACCGGGACCGGGTCGGCGTCCTGGCGCACGTGTTCGGTGCCCTCCGCGAGGCGGGTATCAACGTCCAGAAGACGGAGAACGTCGTGTTCGACGGCGCCGAGGCCGCGAGCGCGCGGATCCAGCTCGACAGCGAGCCGACGCGCGCGGCGCTCGCCCGGATCGCCGAGGGGTGCCGCGACATCCTCTCCATCACGCTGAACCCGCTCTGA
- a CDS encoding DUF1015 domain-containing protein: protein MAQIRPFPSSRPSPDRARDVASVPYDVVDTKEALALAAGNPASFLHVCRPEIDLPEGTSLYSEPVYAKGRENLDRFEADGTLVPDPVPRLLVYRQTWRGASQDGLVAACAVDDYDADVIKKHEKTRKDKEDDRTKHLLVQAAHAEPVFLTYRATAAIDAHVAKVTAAAPGIDFEAVDGVRHTLWVVPAEDETFFVEAFASIPVLYVADGHHRSASASRARAAFRDKGPVGADHPVQWFPAAIFPDRELRILPYNRLVKDLLGRSSEAFLSEVGRAFLVSDAYGDNPAEPAAKGEVRMLLSGRWYALVPKEPVPAGDPIRSLDVSILQERLLAPILGIQDPRTDKRIDFVGGIRGTGELEKRVGSGAFAVAFSMYPTTVAELMAIADAGETMPPKSTWFEPKLRSGLFVHRF, encoded by the coding sequence ATGGCCCAGATCCGTCCATTTCCCTCCTCCCGCCCCTCTCCCGACCGGGCCCGTGACGTCGCCTCCGTCCCCTACGATGTCGTGGACACGAAGGAGGCTCTCGCGCTGGCCGCGGGGAACCCGGCCTCCTTCCTCCACGTATGCCGTCCGGAGATCGACCTTCCCGAGGGAACCTCCCTCTACTCCGAGCCGGTCTACGCGAAGGGCCGCGAGAACCTCGACCGGTTCGAGGCCGACGGAACGCTCGTCCCGGACCCCGTACCCCGGCTCCTGGTCTATCGCCAGACCTGGCGCGGAGCCTCGCAGGACGGGCTCGTGGCCGCCTGCGCGGTCGACGACTACGACGCCGACGTCATCAAGAAGCACGAGAAGACGCGGAAGGACAAGGAAGACGACCGGACGAAGCACCTCCTCGTCCAGGCGGCTCACGCGGAGCCGGTCTTCCTGACCTACCGGGCGACCGCCGCGATCGACGCCCACGTGGCGAAGGTGACGGCGGCGGCCCCCGGAATCGACTTCGAGGCGGTGGACGGGGTTCGCCATACCCTCTGGGTCGTCCCGGCAGAGGACGAGACCTTCTTCGTCGAGGCGTTCGCGTCGATTCCCGTCCTGTACGTCGCCGACGGCCACCACCGGTCGGCGTCGGCGTCCCGTGCCCGCGCGGCGTTCAGGGACAAGGGGCCGGTCGGGGCCGACCACCCGGTCCAGTGGTTCCCGGCCGCGATCTTTCCCGACCGCGAGCTGAGGATCCTCCCCTACAACCGGCTCGTGAAGGACCTCCTCGGACGGTCGTCCGAGGCGTTCCTGTCGGAAGTCGGCAGAGCCTTCCTCGTGAGCGACGCGTACGGCGACAACCCGGCGGAGCCCGCGGCCAAGGGCGAGGTCCGGATGCTCCTGTCCGGGCGCTGGTACGCGCTGGTCCCGAAGGAGCCCGTTCCGGCCGGCGACCCGATCCGGTCCCTCGACGTGTCGATCCTGCAGGAGCGGCTCCTCGCCCCGATCCTCGGCATCCAGGACCCCCGCACGGACAAGCGGATCGACTTCGTGGGCGGCATCCGGGGCACCGGTGAGCTGGAGAAGCGGGTCGGCTCGGGGGCATTCGCCGTCGCGTTCTCGATGTACCCGACGACCGTCGCCGAGCTGATGGCGATCGCCGACGCCGGCGAGACGATGCCGCCGAAGTCGACCTGGTTCGAGCCGAAGCTGAGGTCCGGGCTCTTCGTCCACCGGTTCTGA
- a CDS encoding RNA-binding protein codes for MKLYVGNLPYAVDDSRLRELFGAFGAPLSATVVIDRAMGRSKGYGFVEMADEEARKAIAALNQSLLDGRTIWVNEARAKG; via the coding sequence ATGAAGCTCTACGTCGGAAACCTCCCCTACGCAGTCGACGACAGTCGCCTCAGGGAGCTTTTCGGGGCTTTCGGAGCTCCCCTGTCGGCCACCGTCGTCATCGACAGGGCCATGGGCCGCTCCAAGGGCTACGGATTCGTGGAGATGGCCGACGAGGAAGCCCGCAAGGCCATCGCCGCCCTGAACCAGTCCCTCCTCGACGGCCGGACCATCTGGGTCAACGAGGCCAGGGCGAAGGGCTGA
- a CDS encoding ABC transporter ATP-binding protein has translation MSASEEREKAGKAKPPKSQRLRALVPDLVALAKPRLGILAAGFVFMAIGRAAGLVLPASTKILIDEVVGKAKPELLLPLLGAVVAATIVQASTSFALTQVLSKGAQRLIADLRTKLEAHVTRLPVAYFDGQKTGNLVSRVMNDVEGIRNLVGTGIVEMVGGLVTAALAFAVMLTLSPVLTGLTALFLAVFAAGLMTFFGVLRPVFRERSKIYGEVAGRLNETFAGIRVVKGYHGEGREEAVFAEGVSRILSNILKTITGMSTLSVASTVLLGGVGAVVMWVGTHQILDGTLTVGGLFTYTVLLGFLVAPVFQIVGIGTQLTEALAGLERTKEIFAETREDVDPRRVVTLGPVAGEVVFDDVRFSYGEGKEVLHGVSFRAEPGTVTALVGPSGSGKSTIIGLVAAFQSPASGRVTVDGVDLSTVRLESFRSQLGVVLQESFLFDGTIRENVSFSRPGASEAAVVAACRVARVDEFAEEFEKGYETVVGERGVKLSGGQRQRVSIARALLADPRILILDEATSSLDSESEALIQQGLGELLKGRTTFVIAHRLSTIRRADQILVVEGGVVVERGRHAELMAAGGRYAEMVTRQAGIGMDLFGTAREEDAREEEAAEPRRAERLGPLSMLGPAGR, from the coding sequence ATGAGCGCCTCGGAAGAGAGGGAAAAGGCAGGGAAGGCGAAGCCGCCGAAGAGCCAGAGGCTCCGGGCGCTCGTCCCGGACCTCGTCGCGCTCGCGAAGCCGCGTCTCGGGATCCTCGCGGCCGGCTTCGTCTTCATGGCGATCGGTCGCGCGGCGGGGCTCGTCCTTCCGGCGTCGACGAAAATCCTGATCGACGAGGTCGTCGGCAAGGCGAAACCCGAGCTGCTCCTCCCGCTCCTGGGAGCGGTCGTCGCCGCGACGATCGTCCAGGCCTCGACCTCGTTCGCGCTCACGCAGGTCCTGTCGAAAGGCGCACAACGTCTCATCGCCGACCTCCGGACGAAGCTGGAGGCGCACGTGACGCGCCTCCCCGTGGCCTACTTCGACGGTCAGAAGACGGGGAACCTCGTGTCGCGGGTCATGAACGACGTGGAGGGGATCCGGAACCTCGTCGGTACCGGCATCGTGGAGATGGTGGGCGGCCTCGTGACGGCGGCGCTGGCGTTCGCCGTCATGCTGACCCTGAGCCCGGTCCTGACGGGACTGACCGCGCTCTTCCTCGCCGTCTTCGCGGCGGGCCTGATGACGTTCTTCGGCGTCCTCAGGCCCGTCTTCCGCGAACGGTCGAAGATCTACGGCGAGGTCGCCGGCCGGCTGAACGAGACGTTCGCGGGGATCCGCGTCGTGAAGGGGTACCACGGTGAAGGACGCGAGGAGGCGGTTTTCGCCGAGGGCGTCTCGAGGATCCTGTCGAACATCCTGAAGACGATCACCGGCATGTCGACGCTTTCCGTCGCCTCGACGGTCCTCCTCGGCGGAGTCGGGGCGGTCGTGATGTGGGTCGGAACGCACCAGATCCTCGACGGGACGCTCACCGTCGGAGGCCTCTTCACCTACACCGTCCTCCTCGGGTTCCTGGTGGCGCCCGTCTTCCAGATCGTCGGGATCGGAACGCAGCTCACCGAGGCCCTCGCCGGGCTGGAAAGAACCAAGGAAATCTTCGCGGAGACGAGGGAGGACGTCGACCCGCGACGGGTCGTGACCCTCGGGCCGGTCGCGGGCGAAGTCGTCTTCGACGACGTCCGCTTCTCGTACGGCGAAGGGAAGGAGGTCCTCCACGGAGTTTCCTTCCGCGCCGAGCCGGGTACGGTGACAGCCCTCGTAGGCCCGTCGGGCTCGGGCAAGTCGACGATCATCGGCCTCGTCGCGGCCTTCCAGTCGCCCGCCTCGGGCCGCGTCACGGTCGACGGGGTCGACCTCTCGACCGTTCGCCTGGAGAGCTTCCGTTCGCAGCTCGGGGTCGTCCTGCAGGAGTCGTTCCTGTTCGACGGGACGATCCGCGAGAACGTCTCCTTCTCGCGGCCCGGAGCCTCTGAGGCCGCGGTCGTCGCGGCCTGCCGCGTGGCGCGCGTGGACGAGTTCGCCGAGGAGTTCGAGAAGGGCTACGAGACCGTCGTCGGGGAGCGCGGGGTGAAGCTCTCGGGCGGCCAGCGGCAGCGGGTCTCGATCGCACGCGCCCTGCTGGCCGATCCACGGATCCTGATCCTGGACGAGGCGACGTCGAGCCTCGACTCCGAGTCGGAGGCCCTCATCCAGCAGGGCCTCGGGGAGCTGCTGAAGGGGCGTACGACGTTCGTCATCGCGCACCGGCTCTCGACGATCCGGCGGGCCGACCAGATCCTCGTCGTGGAGGGAGGCGTCGTCGTGGAGCGCGGACGGCACGCGGAGCTGATGGCGGCCGGCGGGCGCTATGCCGAGATGGTGACGCGTCAGGCCGGCATCGGCATGGACCTCTTCGGCACGGCCAGGGAAGAGGACGCCCGGGAGGAAGAGGCCGCCGAGCCACGCCGCGCGGAGCGGCTCGGCCCCCTCTCGATGCTCGGTCCCGCGGGGCGGTGA
- a CDS encoding saccharopine dehydrogenase NADP-binding domain-containing protein, whose amino-acid sequence MKTVAVLGAGLVGSLVAKDLAADGRWSVLSVDRSAEALGRLGGIPNLSTERADLSDVREVARVAAKADVVVGAVPGFLGTQTVRAVLEAGRPVADISFSPENPFELKPLAVAKGLPAIVDCGVSPGLSGLAVGRAVALFDTIDDVKIFVGGLPAVRYWPFEYRSVFSPTDVIEEYTRPSRCVEGGEVVVRPALSGVEPLDVPGVGTLEGFYSDGLRTLLDTVKARNLCEKTLRYPGHADRMRMLRETGFFGSEPVSVDGVPVVPRKLTEALLFHSWKRPEGEEELTFLRVICEGRRGGVRVRRTFELLDRTNPKTGDSSMARTTGFPCTTAARLLLEGAFTKPGIFPPELLAPDDALYVRFLAELAERGVAVEETEGELFPG is encoded by the coding sequence ATGAAGACTGTCGCCGTTCTCGGAGCGGGCCTCGTCGGCTCGCTCGTCGCGAAGGACCTCGCCGCCGATGGCCGCTGGTCCGTCCTCTCCGTCGATCGCAGCGCGGAGGCCCTCGGGCGCCTCGGCGGGATCCCGAACCTCTCGACCGAGCGCGCCGACCTCTCCGACGTGCGCGAGGTGGCGCGGGTCGCCGCGAAGGCCGACGTCGTCGTCGGCGCGGTTCCCGGCTTCCTGGGGACGCAGACGGTCCGTGCCGTCCTCGAGGCGGGTCGGCCGGTCGCCGACATCTCGTTCTCGCCCGAGAACCCGTTCGAGCTGAAGCCGCTCGCCGTCGCGAAGGGACTCCCCGCGATCGTCGACTGCGGCGTCTCGCCGGGCCTCTCGGGCCTGGCCGTGGGGCGGGCCGTGGCGCTCTTCGACACCATCGACGACGTGAAGATCTTCGTGGGCGGACTTCCCGCCGTGCGCTACTGGCCGTTCGAGTACCGGTCGGTCTTCTCGCCGACCGACGTGATCGAGGAGTACACGCGCCCCTCCCGCTGCGTGGAAGGGGGCGAGGTGGTCGTCCGACCCGCCCTTTCGGGCGTCGAGCCGCTCGACGTGCCGGGCGTCGGCACGCTCGAGGGCTTCTACAGCGACGGCCTCCGGACCCTCCTCGACACGGTCAAGGCCCGCAACCTCTGCGAGAAGACGCTGCGCTACCCGGGACACGCAGACCGGATGCGAATGCTCCGCGAGACCGGCTTCTTCGGAAGCGAACCGGTCTCGGTCGACGGCGTTCCCGTCGTGCCGCGAAAGCTGACGGAAGCCCTCCTCTTCCACTCCTGGAAGCGGCCGGAAGGCGAGGAAGAGCTGACGTTCCTCCGCGTCATCTGCGAAGGCCGCCGCGGGGGCGTCCGGGTTCGCCGGACGTTCGAGCTCCTGGACCGGACGAACCCGAAGACGGGCGACTCCTCGATGGCGAGGACCACCGGGTTCCCCTGCACGACGGCGGCGCGCCTGCTCCTGGAAGGCGCGTTCACGAAGCCCGGGATCTTCCCGCCGGAGCTCCTCGCCCCGGACGACGCTCTCTATGTCCGCTTCCTCGCAGAGCTCGCGGAGCGCGGCGTCGCCGTGGAGGAGACCGAGGGGGAGCTCTTTCCCGGATGA